In the genome of Hymenobacter cellulosivorans, one region contains:
- a CDS encoding nuclear transport factor 2 family protein: MPETNKQILQTANAAITAGDYEGFLAHCTDDTEWTFVGEQTLRGKQAVRQWMATAYEQPPVFMVKHLIAEDDFVTALGTITLPDQSGEAVEYTYCDVWRFRDGKMAELTAFVMQP; the protein is encoded by the coding sequence ATGCCCGAAACGAACAAGCAGATACTACAGACGGCCAATGCGGCCATCACGGCCGGTGACTATGAAGGATTCCTGGCGCACTGCACCGACGACACGGAGTGGACTTTTGTGGGCGAGCAAACCCTGCGGGGCAAGCAGGCGGTGCGGCAGTGGATGGCCACGGCTTATGAGCAGCCGCCCGTGTTTATGGTCAAGCACCTCATTGCCGAGGATGATTTCGTGACGGCGCTGGGCACCATTACCTTACCCGACCAAAGCGGGGAAGCAGTGGAATACACCTACTGCGACGTCTGGCGCTTCCGCGACGGGAAGATGGCTGAACTCACGGCGTTTGTGATGCAGCCCTAG
- a CDS encoding T9SS type A sorting domain-containing protein, with protein MATPLSLHSDATAAGVRLFPNPTAGNSTLFYQLAAAEPVTIDVVDALGRTLTTLQHQAYQTSGSHALNIPSQQWPNGVYLIRVLQGSQVSYQRLLVTN; from the coding sequence GTGGCTACCCCCTTATCCCTGCATTCAGATGCTACTGCCGCTGGCGTGCGCCTGTTTCCTAACCCAACGGCGGGCAACAGCACACTGTTCTACCAGCTGGCCGCGGCCGAGCCTGTGACCATTGATGTGGTAGACGCGCTGGGCCGGACGCTCACCACGCTGCAGCACCAGGCCTACCAAACCAGCGGCTCGCACGCGCTGAACATTCCCTCGCAACAGTGGCCGAACGGGGTATATCTGATCCGTGTCCTACAGGGCTCCCAGGTGAGCTACCAGCGCTTGCTGGTCACGAATTAA
- a CDS encoding GNAT family N-acetyltransferase, translating into MQLDLSLLERWLMGWSLARGLPLPRPHGGGLVVEVGWPEQVRRHVFADAGAALQACAAQIQAPFIFLKAAVAPAQLRQALPSSWQVQEPRYLMYCPVAMTAPHVPPPGYTAHVTVEHGASVLHLLDATGQPAATGRVVLHRGTAVFDRIETLESHRRKGLATYLMGALDALAEQAGVSERLLVATEAGCALYQRLGWRVVTPYATAVRLA; encoded by the coding sequence ATGCAGCTTGATTTGAGTCTTCTGGAGCGCTGGCTGATGGGGTGGAGCCTGGCCCGCGGCTTACCACTGCCCCGGCCGCACGGGGGTGGGTTAGTCGTGGAAGTGGGCTGGCCCGAGCAGGTGCGCCGGCATGTGTTTGCGGACGCGGGAGCGGCCCTGCAAGCCTGTGCCGCCCAGATTCAGGCCCCCTTTATCTTTCTCAAGGCCGCCGTAGCGCCGGCGCAGCTGCGGCAGGCGCTGCCGAGTTCGTGGCAGGTGCAAGAGCCCCGCTATCTGATGTATTGTCCGGTGGCCATGACGGCCCCCCACGTGCCACCGCCCGGGTATACGGCCCACGTAACGGTAGAGCACGGGGCTTCGGTGCTACACTTGCTGGATGCCACGGGGCAGCCGGCAGCCACGGGGCGCGTCGTGCTGCACCGCGGCACGGCGGTTTTCGACCGGATTGAAACCCTGGAATCACACCGGCGAAAAGGGTTAGCCACCTACCTGATGGGTGCGCTGGATGCCTTGGCTGAACAGGCCGGCGTTTCGGAGCGTCTGCTCGTAGCTACGGAGGCGGGTTGCGCGCTGTATCAGCGCCTGGGCTGGCGGGTGGTAACGCCCTATGCTACGGCCGTACGCCTGGCTTGA
- a CDS encoding AIPR family protein, giving the protein MTQKTNDQVILEQIVKEKCAESGNEISITEYFEIYTASEILKDFDLSYDDIKYGIVGDGGDGGIDSMFTFLNGELVKEDTEININQKKNDIELILIQAKTSFTFKEDAVVKFRETAEDLFNLSSNPDKFSKRYNHDLIDKVKIFRNVYSKLARNFPKLHIKYYYATQGDTVHHNVEGKVPKLREAIAEMFSGSQFSFEFIGAKKLLEMTRNVPSTSRMLEVSESPISTASGSYVCLVRLDKYYEFVSDAGALARSIFESNVRDYQGSITVNTGIRTTLQNQKSENFWYLNNGVTIITPKAVLAGKQLTIEDPQIVNGLQTSHEIYRHFSEQAITVLDERAILVRVICEADEEARDRIIRATNSQTAIPPASLRSSDEIHRNIEDFLKANGYYYDRKKNFYKNQGMPVAKTVSIPYLAQAMMAIILLKPDSARARPSTLINSDTEYKRIFSLDMPIDVYLKVIQIIKEVENFLKPSVCGIELERKIITNIKYYVAMVVGIEVAGSQDQIAAKISALPQIKIAEEILHKALDTVLVTFEELGNSDQVAKGPSLVSALIGRL; this is encoded by the coding sequence ATGACACAAAAAACAAATGACCAAGTTATTCTTGAACAAATTGTAAAAGAAAAATGCGCTGAGTCAGGAAATGAAATATCCATTACAGAGTATTTTGAAATATATACAGCCTCTGAAATATTAAAAGACTTTGATCTATCTTATGACGACATCAAATATGGAATTGTAGGAGATGGTGGAGATGGAGGGATTGACTCAATGTTTACATTTTTGAATGGAGAGTTGGTCAAAGAAGATACAGAAATCAATATAAATCAAAAGAAAAATGACATTGAATTGATACTTATACAGGCAAAAACTTCTTTTACTTTTAAAGAAGATGCAGTCGTCAAGTTTAGAGAAACAGCAGAAGACTTATTCAATTTATCTAGTAATCCTGATAAATTTTCCAAAAGATATAATCATGACCTAATAGATAAAGTGAAAATATTTAGAAATGTATATAGTAAACTAGCTAGAAATTTTCCAAAACTTCATATTAAATATTACTATGCAACACAAGGCGATACCGTGCATCATAATGTTGAGGGAAAAGTACCAAAGCTTCGCGAAGCTATTGCAGAAATGTTTAGCGGCTCACAATTCTCTTTTGAATTTATTGGCGCTAAAAAATTACTAGAAATGACCCGAAATGTCCCTTCAACTTCGCGTATGTTGGAGGTATCTGAATCCCCTATTAGTACCGCTTCAGGAAGTTACGTTTGCCTAGTAAGACTCGATAAATATTATGAATTTGTATCTGATGCAGGAGCGTTAGCCAGAAGTATATTTGAATCAAACGTACGTGACTACCAAGGTAGCATAACCGTGAATACTGGCATAAGAACAACATTACAAAATCAGAAATCCGAAAACTTCTGGTATCTAAATAATGGAGTTACTATTATAACCCCAAAGGCTGTATTAGCAGGAAAGCAACTGACAATTGAAGATCCTCAGATAGTAAATGGGCTACAAACTTCCCACGAAATATATAGGCACTTTTCAGAGCAAGCAATAACCGTTCTTGATGAGAGAGCCATATTAGTAAGAGTCATTTGTGAGGCCGATGAGGAAGCAAGAGACAGAATCATCCGTGCTACAAATAGCCAAACAGCAATTCCACCTGCTTCACTTAGAAGCTCTGATGAAATACATAGGAATATAGAGGATTTCCTAAAAGCAAATGGATATTATTATGATAGAAAGAAAAATTTTTACAAAAATCAAGGAATGCCTGTAGCCAAAACTGTGAGCATACCTTACTTGGCTCAAGCGATGATGGCTATCATACTATTGAAACCAGATAGCGCAAGGGCTAGACCATCAACTTTAATAAATTCCGACACTGAATACAAACGAATTTTCAGCCTTGATATGCCTATAGACGTATATTTAAAAGTGATACAGATAATAAAAGAGGTAGAAAACTTTCTTAAACCTAGTGTATGCGGAATTGAATTAGAAAGGAAAATTATTACAAATATAAAATACTATGTTGCTATGGTCGTAGGAATAGAGGTTGCAGGTAGCCAGGATCAAATTGCTGCTAAAATATCAGCTTTACCGCAAATCAAAATTGCAGAAGAAATACTACACAAAGCTCTTGACACCGTTTTAGTGACATTTGAAGAGCTAGGAAACTCAGACCAAGTCGCAAAAGGCCCGAGCTTAGTATCTGCTCTTATTGGTAGATTATAA